TGCACTCATTCAATGCAGTCAGCAGTTTATTAATGGTTTGAGAATTCAGGTCGAACAGGGTAGTGCCAGATGGGGAGGCATCGTTGATTTCAGACAGGGCTGCCACGGCATTAGCGACCACCTAAAACAAAAGGAAATAGTTacatcaagctctggtgtttctgatcagcagtgtgtgggttggagtcccagtcgtgacacttgtgtccataagcaagacactttaccattgctttgtcctttggatggacAAATCCATTGGTAATTAACCAGggcacttatcgcaaagaggAGGGGGTTTGCTCCGATGTTTTCTTGTtcgattggctgcatattgcaccacagcatcttgtaaaccattacatggtgctatgtaaaaaggagtaggtctcgtaCTTTAATCCTAacccacaataccttgcaggtaATGAGCGGTTAGTATTATCATAACTTTTGTGAAGTTGATGTGAAGGCCGAAATGATAATCagggataataaagtgaattgaaattaattgaaataattgttattatacaTGAGTGGAATAATTTTCGATAAGAGGTGTGACTACTCACCATTGGGTTTGATGCAGTCAAAAGGTCCCTCAGTTGATCAATAAATCCCTGATCCTCAACAAGCTGTGGGTTGATATCATACAGCTTAGCTACACATACTGCGGCAGTTTTCTGCACGTAGGGGTCTTCATCCTTCAGGCATTTACGCAGCGGGTCACACAGGTATGCTGTGATCTTATCCACTCGGATGCAGCCCATGGTGCGCACTGCTAGAGCACGAATCAGTGGGTTGGTGTCCTCGCAGTcctatatattatatatattatattatatttattggtttgtttcataaaaacattacaaagaaatGAACAGAATGACAACCGATATGGTTGAACTGCACTAGAACATGTACAGCATAAAAATTTCCTTAAAAAGAGCTAAAGgttaaacagttaaaacacACAATAGATAATGAGCAAGTATTACAAACAATCAATACAACAAACAATCAATacaacaaacaatcaaccagCACTTAACCAAAAAGATTGAGACTTGCACAAATAGACCTAATCAAAGGGACAAAAAGAAATAACAGTTGAGCTTCAGTTAGTCTTTTTATCCATATATTTCACATTTCGCAAAACCTAAATTTCTGTAGTTCTAAATGATTTTGTGTGGAGATGAAGCTACCTAAATATACAGAATATTACCTTATAAAAGATCTACTGACTCTACATCGTCTATTATTCAAAACCTTAGATGCTCAGACAGGAGGAGGAATGTCAATGATTTTCTGCTAAACATTCTATTTGTGTTCTCTACCTCCTTCAGGTCAAACTAGCCCCTTCCCCTTTTTGTTGCTTATTATCTATTTCCACTTACCTGCTCTGTTAGCCTTTAAATCCCTATATTTCACATTTAACACCGTTTTGTAGTTTTAGCCCAACAAATTGTATGAAACTGAAAAATGCCTGACAAAAATaccttttaaaatacattttaaagttCTACAGACTCTAAATAATCTATTATTGAAAACCTTGACACCTTGGACAGTAGGAGGGATGCTGAAGTTTTTCTGCTATTTCATTATTCTTACCTTGACGAATGTATTGACTGCCATAATAGCCATGTCAGGCTGGCTCTTGGCGTAGTTCATCAAGTAGAGATACACAAGTTTCTTCAACTCCAGGTTGTCAGTTTGCATGCAGTTCACCACATCAGGAAAGAGGGAGCTGAAATAATACAAATGTATCATAAAAATAGTATGCAGTTCTTACATTCTTTATCACACCCAAAGGCGCCTGAAAGCACTAATTACTTGGTCTCCAAGGTATGCACagctatacgcctctcttaatatttacgCATGACGTCATagttcttacccaaaatgagactataggcgcacgtccgccaccacttgcagtggctgcgcctatggcctcgttttgggttagagtTGTCATGTACtccatgcataaatattaagagaggcgtatgctCAAGATATAAGACCCATTTCCTTACAAAGCACCAAGTAACAGTTTACGAGGGCTGTGGCGCAATCTGTAGCCAAAAATACCAGAAAACACCAAGGCAAACCCTTCCTCTtaacaataagtgtactggATTATTTTACATTGTATACAAACGGGACCTTCAGCTTTACGTcctatccaaaggacaaagcaataattgttttagtatcttgcttaaggacaccaCTGTGAGGAATGTaaagaccaggactcaaacccacactctgctagtcagaaacaccagagctcgaggtCAGTGCACtggaccgctcagccacgacttGCCTTAAGTAACTATTTCAAACACAAGAGACTTTGGCCAGAGGTACTATAGTCTTACAAAAAacagtttctcaaaaaaatgtttcaaataacaatgttttgtgtttaattaacaacaaaaactgGGATctttttgaagtgttttttcttctcaccTAACATCCTTGCCGACCGTCATACTAGCGATAACTTTCTTCACAGCttctttcttcttttccttCTTGTCGCTGTTTAGGTCTGCCTTTAACTCATAGATCTCACCCTTCTTGGTCGTTGTGAAATACTTGGAATCCGTCATGATGAACTTTTGTAATTAAATCCGGGAAGAAGCTGTCATAAtgagaattaaacaaaattgaataagGGGAAAATAAGCTGGCCATTGAAAAAAATCCTCAGTACTATATGACAACATCGACTAGGAGACTCGCCTCCATGCATGATCACTACACGTACAATCCAATACTAATAGCACCAGGGCAGAGTTCACGGCTAACGAACGCTCATTATTAGACTTACAAACATAAAGACTAGGGACTTTGTATGAACGAAATAATCAGACTATGATGTATTTTATTGTCAAAATGTGACTGAAACTTGAAACTGAAAGTAATTGTTCAATTCCAATTTCAAATCCAgtttcaacaaacaaaatcagcagaaagatttctgtatcctgccacaactttgttattattttgttgagaaataaGGGTCATCATAAATCAAGAGTATCTATTCTATTTCTAACTTACTCGTAATAAAATATGAGATAGATCATTCATGTagatgtttaaaattaaaagattAGCAAAAAAAAGTGGTAGTATCAGGATACAGAAATCTtcccaaaataaacaaaaacaatcatcaCAGTTCGGTGGAcatgtttcattttattaaagAAAAGTGCTAACTGCTAGCTATTGCGCTAAATACCGCGAGAATGTGATATTCCACCgtaagctacatgtaggtcgACTTGACCAACCTACGCagttgtttgtattgtttactGTCTCGTACGCGTAACATACCGACCATAATACCCAAGCGAGTACGTACGAGTGCACGTACAAAAATAACTAACCTTGAAATCGGTTTTAAGTTAAAGCCAGATCATGTTCAATAAATGATTTATTCAACGATATTCCAATGGGAACcgtgttttttattcatttcattTGGTTTGGAAGCGGGTGTgtgcaaaaaataatattaaaaaaataatcaaaagtgGGTGGGTACACTGAAATTATGTTGGCTGTTTACGGAAGTCAGAACCGGCAAACCCTTGCATTAAAACGCGTATTTCAATCTACGAAAAACAAGAATAACACTCAAACGAAGTTTGTCATATAAAACAACTATCAGAGTATCAATTATTGCATACATACTTAcaataaaatttgtaaaaacgcCGATTTCGTGTGATTTTTTTAGCAGACTAATCGGAAGTCCGACGGGCTAGAGAAAGATGGCGCTGCCCTGTCagcatatcccagcatgcattGCGCGAAGAAGCAGATTTTTAACTGGTACCTCTCCGTACGTATTCCCGTAGTCTTTCTATATAATGACTGCGGTTACCAGTGGAATTATTTCTTATTACATCAACATCGTCGTCTGCTAGAAAGCACATTCATTCGCAGGTAAAGTTATCATATTTAACTGCAAATTAGAGatataaaacaagaaataagaCACAAAGAACATATCTATGCATGGTCTGTGGTAGCTGGCACTCGTTTTGGAATTGATTCCTTCACTGAAAAAGGTAAGGGGAGATGGGGCGATTGTGGGTTTGTAAAATTACAATCAAGTGTGAATTTTGGGTGGGCCGGCTGCAGCCAGCTGCCGAGTGCATGCACTTCTCAAGTTCTTGTGTGTACAACTAGCTACACCAACTTTCTGAACAGGAATGTAGTCGTAGGAAGTGCTCTACTATAGGCTAGAATGTGCTCTGGACTATCTGCAATTCTGTCTGTGATTCTGTATGAGTACGACAAGTACGTACGGCTAATCATAATGATAATGCCATTTAATTTAATGCTGGTAGGTAGGCCTAGAACTTAGTACTTCTACTTGTTCATAAATCATGATGGACAAtttgacaatttatttgtttaaacttgaattaaataaataagttagtGGGTATACTGCTGGAACCGGCTGAGATTTAATAATAAATGCTATGTAAACCGGCAAATCTGGTTGTAGCACCCTTTCTTACTCAGTCAGTTTTATTGTAGATTAAATTGCAACAATTTTTTACCATTGTTGCGAAGCTGACTGTAAAGCGTACTGCTTTTAGCAACCTGGACGCTCCACATCCCCATCCAGTTTTCTTcaatcctccccccccccccattgatgCTAAAATATGGTTCAAACTTTGGTAAGATTTTGAACAACTGGTCCTTCACTAGAAAAATGGAAGAGGCAACGGGATTCCTTTTTCCCTGGACCGGAACTTTAATCATAATAAGTCAAGACTAACTaactaattatttatttctgattgaactctttcttttttattaacTCAGTTATAAAACACAGACAAGATGGCGGAACTTGGTGCTCACTTGACATCAACGACAGTCTCAAACAGACCTTCATTTTTTGAAGTTCTTGCTCAAGAAAGTTTGATGAGTACACTTCGACCGGCCATGAAGCATTTGATAAAGGTGACTTTTCTATATTGTTACAAAGTCTTAAAATTGTCACTGTAAAggtgaaattgtttttgttgacgGCTTTATTGAATTACTTCATTACCATACAGCTTATGAATTGCTAAGGCTTCCTTCACAAGTTTTAAACAAGGTTCCAACAAGTTCACTTGAGTTTCAAATTACTTGCATTACACTCACATGAAACTTCTATTTCCTAACATTCCCTGCAAACCTGGATTTAAATGATGGGCACTGAGGTCATGACCTTTATTAccctggtattggccttggagccccttcaaaagttcccattaacctttaacctttacgttttccaatggaagtgccctctgcaaaatgaaaatggccttgctctctcAAAGACCAAGTTCCAGGTCTGTCCTCAgaccttgaacttcactcttgaaggagCATGGTGGTTTTCCTCTGGTAGCGGCaattctatgaggaaaatgtgagTTTGTATTGAACttttgcaaaggacaccacAACAAAACCACAGGGCTTGTAGTTTGAGGCATGTGTCCTGCATCTGGATTTCTTGTTCAGTTGTTGCAGGACATTCTTCATTAGCTCTTGCTCATTTAACCGTAATGACTTCTTTCCGATGCAGATTCTTGCTGAACACAATCCAGCTCGGTATGCCATCCTCTACCGGTTCGCTGATGAAATCTACACATCAGTAGACGTACTTCTGCAACATCATTTCCTAAGCACAACCAGTAAGATTTGTATTAGGGTGTAGGGTGTTGAACAGAGTTAGGCAAAATAATTTCAAGTTGGGCAAGTTTATTGTGCTTAGAGGAAAAACCCTTTGACTCATTAGGAACAATTTCCAACCCTGCAAGCCATCTGGAAGCCATCTCTCCAAGATAAGAGTGGCTATTAGTACAAGGCTAAGAAATTCGTTTACAACTCCTATATGAATTCTTAAAGGGGTTGGGTATACAAAACTTGTTTACAAGCAGACTGTTTACCATTGAGTGTTTTAAAGAACACATTGTGTACACTTTGACTCATTAGGACCAATTTCCAACCCTGCAAGCCATCTGGAAGCCATCTCTCCAAGATAAGAGTGGCTATTAGTACAAGGCTAAGAAATTCGTTTACAACTCCTATATGAATTCTTAAAGGGGTTGGGTATACCCCCCATTGAGTGTTTTAAagaattaaaacattttgtacacattGTTATACcaatttgtgtgtgtgtctcTGTTTATTTCTATCAGGTGCATCATTTGCAGAGAACTTCTACAGTTTAAAGCGAGTTTGTGCTGCGGCTTCAGGCATCAAAGCACAGTCGGATGTTCCACAAGGCCTAAGAAGTTGGCAGCATCTGAGATCCATTATCTTCCTGGTAGGTGGACAGGCCCCATTCAACACTGCCACTGTGTGGCAGGGCCCTTATAACATGTGTGACATGCTCCTTGCATTCATTATGATGCCTTGCGAGATCTGGACAAAATAGCTCTGTAAAATTGATCTGTAACAAAACAGCTCATGAATGACAGAGTGTGGCTTTGAGTTCCACCCAGTACACTTTAAGACAAGTAAAGGGATTTGCCTGCGTGTTTCTCAGGCAAGGTTATCTGCAGATTGTGTCGCATCACCATGTGAACCCTCAGAAGGTGCTAACAGCTATATAAATGGGTACCATTACTCAAAAACTGACCATGTCTTAAACTAAGCATTTAATAAGTATGTAGATAAAGTGCAATATTACAATTCATTATTgcaacaattattatttgaagGCACTTGTTCCGTACCTGAAGCTGAAACTAGAAGCTTTGTATGAGAGGTGGAGAGATGAAGATTTGGATCGACCCGGTGCAGTAGTAGAGCAACTTAGACTACGAAGGATCTTCAAGACAGTCTTCCCATTCCTACATATGACATTAGAGGTTTGTTTGTCTgggtgtttatttttgttggtgtttattaagaaaaatgaaatgtaaacaaacatacTTTTATTCGAATTGTGGCATAGTAATTTGAAGACAAATCATGCCCCATCTTCTTCTTCTCGGTCAGAGGTACTGAATTGTGCTGCTGTGGCCTTCATCACAGCCCTCCAACCATCTGGTGGTTCACCATGGCGGTAACTGGCGTCTCTACCAATCCAGTCCACCTCTTTATGTCATCTGTCCATCTCATTGCTGGTCTGCCCTTGCTTCTATTCCCCTCCATTCTTCCCTGTACTAATCTTACCTGTGTTGTGCTCACCATTAAGAATATATATTAACATCATGACGAATGGGTAAGCAAGGCTTGTGTAccttcttcttttaaaacagatAACAATAAAAACCAGCAACATACTACAAGACATGGACTAAGATTATGATTTCTTGATGTTCTTACTTTCCAGAGCACCATGTTCTTCTATCAGTTGAGATATCTCTTTGATAAGTCCGATTGCCATTCTCCGTTCTTGAAGCTTGCAGGTGATTCCATGTTAATTTTTTACACATGAagtatattttatttatcatCATCTTCGAGCAAACTTGAGCCtttgattttgattggttgatccATGGCAACAAGAGTGGTTTGTACTATATAACACTCTGTGTATTGCCCTGCTGTAAATCCACCTCTAAGCTACGTGTCAAGTTTGCTTTTAGAGAAATTAATTTTCATGCCCTCCATGGAATATGGAAAACTATAGCACGGTTGTGTCCCAACTCGGCTGAAACACAGCACTATATTTTCTGCATTCATCTTGTGCTTGTGTGTTAACTAATATTTTCTGAAATTTTTTTCTTGCCGATGAAGATTGTTGAAGGTCCCTCAGAGATGCCTCTGAATATACCTTTCCCATGATATTTAGCACTAGGTCACATCTTACCAGCTCACAATTTGGttaatttcttttcttcatcGTGTGTATACAGGAGTAAGATTAAAAAACCTGAGTAGGGAGGATATACTATTCCAGGCCTCTCAGGGATCAGTTGTTGGACAAAATACAGGGTAAGTCTATTCTGAGCATCCTAAGTCTAGGTTCATGCCGTCCAAAGCTTAAAACACTTACAATCATACAGAGAGTATGAGGAGAGACCAAAGTAGAACTCTCTTTTCAACCTAGaaaatatgtatttggtttgtggtaacactatctacttgccaggtagagtttgttcttagagaactgtcttgcttaattctactacagcggagtagattgtttgggtgttcgggagacttctcagttttgaaaagaactgtcctgcttattaaatATTACCTAGGcggatggtaaagaaataggTTGGGACTactgtaattaactgtactaccacggagtcagttcttggggtGGTCTCAACGGACtagtttgctctagtcatcatcaggaacCTGGAAAATGTTGACAACTTTGGACAGTCCCCAATACACTGTAAGTGAACCCTGGGAAGCAACAAGGGTATGCCCAGACACTTCAAATTACTTCCATTGGGGCCATGCATACACCACTATATATAAATTTACTTGACTATACTAACAAGGTTAAATCAGTTGGAACGGTAACCTCACAGACCCTGCCACCATGATACTGGGGAGTGCGTTGCCAAGCAGCAGTGGGGTGTTTGCTCTACCCTTAAGGAGCACGCTGTCAGTTAGAATACCGTGGAAACGTTTCGCAATCTATGAAAATATTTGATTAATTATAAGTTATATATTGCATTGTATTTACCAAGGAAGGTTGAAGTAGTacttaaagactaactaatTACAAGCCTTTGTAGCAATGAAGGAGGCAAGTTGTATGCATGTATTTATTATAATGACAAACACAAAAAGCTAACAAACGACACagtaaagatattttaaaactgttttagaACAACAAAGAAGTTTACTTTTCCGCTATCACAGGTTGGCGGTTCACATAGATCACATAGAGCAATCTGAAAAGACAGAAGTAGAGATCATGGTTCCACTAACAATGTCTCAGAAGtcagtgggtttgaatcccacctgatgCCTgtcgtttttttcttcacaggactctggaaagtacagtGCTTTACACCAATCGGTgtatgtttaaaattaaataatattctCTATCCCTGATGCTTATTTATTAAATAACGATAATAATTGATTTTGATACGTACTTTATCACAGTTCTAAGagcttctcaaagcgcttccaacattgttaccccttgtcactgggccatttaatcattcctaaaaccatctcagctccctggggagtgtacagccggtgctgcgagttaccgcgctccaagctaatcattcaAATAAACCATCTTTgcccttacaggtacccattttaccccttggtggagagaagcaatggctaagtgtcttgctcaaagacacaagtgttacaaccgggattcgaacccacatcccgatgaaccaccagaacttgagtccgatgctcttatccgctcggccactaCACCCCCACAtagttaacatctattaaagtgTCTCTGTACCTTTCTCCCATCTCTCTAAAGTCTGTCGTCAGGTTTGTGGCATTATCTCAAGCGAGGCATCGGCATTGCTGCAATCTCCATCTCACAGGGTCTCTCAGTCAGTATCTTCTTCCTACAGTTCTTGGAGTGGTGGTACATGAGTCAAGACAATCAGAGTAGACTGGCTGTTACTGCATTACCAATACCTAAACCACCTAAGGTAAAGTAAATGTGTGTAtgagttttaaaggaacacgttgccttggatcggtcgatttggtctttgtagagcgtttgtaactgtttgttattaaataaaaaggtatcactcgaaattgcgtggttttccttctacctcGTCGACTGGGTCGGCCatctatgggagtcaaatttttgactcccataaatggccgaccgtgttagtttgcaaagtaaaaggaaaaccacgcgatttcgaggcaaattttgaacaaacggttacaaacgcttttcaaagaccaactcgaccgatccaagacagcgtgttcctttaagtggaatttcatctttgatagggcaaggccattttcacttgTAATAccttaaaatgaaaacatttctgaaggggcaccaaaaTCAAAACCAGGGGAACATATAATTGCCTCCATGTAGTTCCAGGCACGGGAGTATCACAGATTCTAGCGCCCTCTTATTCAAACATAAATCATGAGTTTAAAGACGTCAACAGATTCATCTTCTCAAGAAACAGGAAGAGAACTAGAACAAGCACTTGACGATGCGGAACTTCTAATTAACTATAGGAGGAAGTTGATAGATTAACACTCCAGACATACCTAGTTACTGAGTCAGTTTATTCCCCCTAATGACTTGTACATACAGTAACTAGACTAGAGAGTAAACACTGACGACATGCGTTCCCTGTCTAATTGCAATCATTTATAACGGTTAAATGAGATGCTCAATTAAATCAATGTGGATTTCTCAGTAATGGATTGCTGTTATGATTGCTTGTTCTCATAAAATGGAATTAATTAACCCCTTTCACTTGTTGGTTGTATCAGTTGATGTCACAGTAACTTTCCCGGAATGGtaacataaattatttgtacCATATCAGCTTTGTCAAGTGGTCAAGTTTAGCTTTGTGATGCACTCGTGTTCCAATAGATGTAGCCAAGGTTGGACTCCTCCAAGCAGTCTTGGGTTCTACTAGGGCTACAGTGAGTCCTTGTGAAGTTAGACAAAATCTTACAAGTGTCTTGTAACTCACatagggtgcattcgtttagcttccctgggtcgaccctggtgtgtggcgttttctttttcaaggacgaacgtgtgcagataattacccacggttgtcctggggaaaaaaaccgccacacactgGGGTCAACCCAGCGAAGCTAAACGAGCACACCCATAATAAGGAGCCATTGTATTTGATACCCTTTCAATGTTGTATTTGCCAACGTTCGTTATAAAACTGACCTTAGAACCCCTCTTTATCcatttcaaaattgtatttaCATCGCAAATTTTAAGGAAATTTAAACTGGAAACGAAATATTGGCAAGGGGAATAAGAGGTTTATGTTGGAAAGGCATCAAtctgtctttttcttttctgtttgatCAAAGGTTGAGCAAAAAGAGAAGAGCGCAGTTCCTGAAGATGTATCTTTATGTCCTCTGTGTCACAAGCACAGAACGAACGATACTGCATTATCAACATCAGGGTGAGtctaataatatcaaagtctcaTACAGCACACATATCTAGTAACaaagtactcaaggcgcttagtatatacagtCTAAGAGACTCCTAACTGTCTCAGACTAATTTCATGATGCTGCCCACCatggaattctgcacttacaggGTGCCATAAGAGCAGGATGctataaaaaaatatcatgCAATTGGGATCTAGCTGCAGTGCTTTTAAAAGTTAACTGATCAGACAGTCGATTTCACATAACTTTGCGCAACTGTGCAAGTCCATTTGGGTGAGATTGATTGTGTTAATGGAGCACAATCTTAGCAATAAACGTTGCGCGAGTAGAAAGATGCCCCTGATCTTACCCTGAAATGATGAGGAACTGATGAAGTTGCTACCTTTATGGGGTGATTACAACTGAATATCTGGCAACTGGTTAGAAATTTCCTCCATGGGATTTTCAGCTTCTCCCCTTAGGTCCTGTGCTTGCAGTCAGGTAAAacctataaaataataaatgttggAAACAACTAAAATATTAATGTTAAATTGCTCCGTTAGTTTCCTGTTTTTAGTTGTATATTGTGATATAAATAAGGCAATGCTGACATGATTTTTGGTATAAATCTTGGACTCGACACCTTGCAAAGTTTGGACGAAACGGTTGATcatcatgattttgttttcaattgcaGATATGTTTTCTGCTACCCATGTATCTACAGTTTCCTTAAAGGTCACCACTGCTGTCCAGTCACAAGCTACCCATCGAAACTCAGTCATCTTGTCAAACTCTATCCACCAGACTCTTGATGTCTCGAACTTTGACCTTTGTGTCAACGAACATAGACTAGCCAAAGTGCCTTGATTCAGATATGGACTTGTAATATACAAACATCTGAACAAATTGATTTGTTACAGATGCTGTTTTGGGGTTTTCTCAACACTAtgcactttaaaacaaattccacaTGTTATCTtttacaggtttgatatttcaaTACTTTGTATGAGTGATACAGTCCTATATTaaattttgtacattttataatatataaaaatttTCCCAGGTTGTTTTTTCCAGGAacttttataaattgttttatttggagAGTATGGTATCattgggtgtgttcgtttagcttccctgggtcgaccctggtgtgtgatgttttttctttccaggacgaacgtgtgcagataattacccacgttcgtcttgggaagaaaaaaaccgccacacaccggagtcgacccagggaagctaaacgaacgcacctaaTGTAACAAATTATAGTTGCTACCTGGTTGTGGATGTACATGTGTCTCAAAATATGAAATCGTTATGGATGAATGCATACACAAATAACATTAATAACTGAACCCTCGAGTCCTTGAACCTCCCCAGGTTCTGAAACATTTGATGCATAATTAGCCAGAATGGTGCATtaatcttttaaaggcactggacacctttggtagttctCAAAGACTAGTCATtagcacttggtgtatcccaacattatacatacaataataaatctgtgaaaatttggactcaattggtcatcgaagttgcaggagaacaatgaaaaacccccaaaacaaaacataataaaagCCTAATTTAAGCCTGAAGttgttaaataatatttaagtgagaaatttacttctttctcaaaaactacgttacttcagcgggataaata
Above is a genomic segment from Asterias rubens chromosome 5, eAstRub1.3, whole genome shotgun sequence containing:
- the LOC117290171 gene encoding peroxisome assembly protein 12-like is translated as MAELGAHLTSTTVSNRPSFFEVLAQESLMSTLRPAMKHLIKILAEHNPARYAILYRFADEIYTSVDVLLQHHFLSTTSASFAENFYSLKRVCAAASGIKAQSDVPQGLRSWQHLRSIIFLALVPYLKLKLEALYERWRDEDLDRPGAVVEQLRLRRIFKTVFPFLHMTLESTMFFYQLRYLFDKSDCHSPFLKLAGVRLKNLSREDILFQASQGSVVGQNTGLSSGLWHYLKRGIGIAAISISQGLSVSIFFLQFLEWWYMSQDNQSRLAVTALPIPKPPKVEQKEKSAVPEDVSLCPLCHKHRTNDTALSTSGYVFCYPCIYSFLKGHHCCPVTSYPSKLSHLVKLYPPDS